The following proteins come from a genomic window of Pirellula staleyi DSM 6068:
- the glmM gene encoding phosphoglucosamine mutase: MAGLIISVSGLRGIVGETLTDEVAARFARAFSESLPAGAVVVSRDGRSHGPGLARAIQASLVACGRTVIDAGIAATPTLGVLVRHLAAAGGLQISASHNPPEYNGIKLFGTDGRVIGAEAGAAVKQRYETLTSETASGSASRSFGAIRVASDVHGPHLEKVLAQVDVEAIQQRKFKVLLDSNAGSGSLLGSRLLETLGCEVVMRGGAADGVFLHPPEPTATNLKGIAAEVAGLGVDVGFCQDPDADRLAVIDEQGTYIGEEYTLALCLADVLTRRRGPVVINCATSRMNEDIATKLGCKLLRSKVGEANVCDLMIAQQAVFGGEGSGGPIDPQVGYVRDSFVGMATILSAMATRRKTVSQLVAEIPRYEIHKTQMQLPEGTLQKALDAVARTLNDAKHDWSDGLRIDYADRWLIVRGSNTEPMVRLIAEAKTLAAAVALCDEGRAAIEAALGM, encoded by the coding sequence GTGGCAGGACTGATCATCAGCGTGTCGGGACTACGTGGCATCGTGGGGGAGACACTTACCGACGAAGTCGCGGCTCGATTTGCTCGCGCTTTTAGTGAATCCCTCCCAGCGGGGGCAGTGGTGGTGAGCCGCGACGGCCGCTCGCATGGGCCTGGACTAGCGCGGGCGATTCAGGCTTCCCTGGTCGCCTGTGGTCGCACGGTGATTGATGCGGGGATCGCCGCCACCCCGACACTCGGTGTGCTGGTGCGGCATCTCGCGGCGGCTGGTGGCCTGCAGATCTCGGCGAGCCATAACCCCCCCGAGTACAACGGCATCAAACTGTTTGGCACCGATGGTCGCGTGATCGGAGCCGAGGCAGGTGCTGCTGTGAAACAGCGGTACGAGACACTGACGAGCGAGACTGCTTCCGGCAGTGCCTCGCGTTCGTTCGGCGCAATTCGCGTGGCGAGCGACGTCCATGGACCGCATCTTGAAAAAGTGCTGGCGCAGGTGGATGTCGAGGCGATTCAGCAGCGAAAATTCAAGGTTTTGCTCGACAGCAACGCCGGCTCGGGAAGTTTGCTCGGCTCTCGGCTGCTCGAAACGTTGGGCTGCGAGGTGGTGATGCGTGGCGGCGCTGCGGACGGAGTGTTTTTGCATCCGCCAGAACCGACAGCCACCAATTTGAAAGGGATTGCTGCTGAGGTGGCAGGTCTCGGGGTCGACGTCGGTTTTTGTCAGGACCCCGATGCCGATCGCCTCGCGGTGATCGATGAGCAGGGGACCTATATCGGCGAAGAGTACACACTCGCCCTCTGCCTGGCTGATGTTCTGACGCGTCGCCGAGGTCCGGTGGTCATCAACTGCGCTACGAGTCGCATGAATGAAGACATCGCGACAAAGTTGGGGTGCAAACTCTTGCGCTCCAAAGTGGGCGAAGCCAATGTGTGTGATCTGATGATCGCCCAGCAGGCTGTGTTTGGTGGAGAGGGGAGTGGTGGTCCCATCGATCCGCAGGTCGGGTATGTGCGCGATAGTTTTGTTGGCATGGCGACCATTTTGTCGGCGATGGCAACGCGTCGTAAAACCGTCAGCCAACTCGTCGCGGAGATTCCTCGCTACGAGATTCACAAAACGCAGATGCAGCTCCCTGAGGGGACGCTTCAGAAGGCTCTTGATGCAGTGGCCAGGACTCTGAATGACGCCAAGCACGACTGGTCGGATGGATTGCGGATCGACTACGCCGATCGCTGGCTGATTGTGCGCGGCAGCAATACCGAACCGATGGTACGGCTGATTGCCGAGGCCAAAACGCTCGCCGCAGCGGTGGCACTGTGCGACGAGGGACGCGCAGCAATCGAAGCAGCGCTGGGAATGTAA
- a CDS encoding alpha/beta hydrolase, with protein sequence MSRALANLQTELEAAGISFSKVQLRNAELEIASAGDPTAPLVVLLHGFPESYLGWRHQIVPLAAAGFRVVAPNQRGYAGSSKPPHVRDYRLDHLAGDVADLIHQQGRSQAIVVGHDWGAAVAWYLAATIPAVVAKLAILNVPHPLVMRKVLRTSLRQFFKSWYMLVFQLPWLPELMARRHQFAPLRKALTESSRAGTFTDAELAAYAELWSIPGAYTTMLHWYRAAFRYGQETAMPPRITPATLMLWGCRDQFLAREMAQPSIDCCDQGTLHFFEEATHWIQHEEPHRVNELLLEFFRR encoded by the coding sequence ATGTCCCGCGCACTGGCCAACCTGCAAACGGAGCTCGAAGCTGCCGGGATCTCGTTTTCAAAAGTTCAGCTGCGAAACGCCGAACTCGAGATCGCTTCAGCTGGCGATCCGACTGCTCCGCTGGTGGTATTGCTCCACGGTTTTCCCGAAAGCTATCTCGGCTGGCGACATCAAATCGTTCCGCTGGCAGCAGCCGGTTTTCGAGTCGTCGCGCCGAATCAGCGAGGCTATGCCGGTAGTAGCAAGCCACCGCACGTGCGCGACTATCGACTCGATCACCTGGCTGGCGATGTGGCCGATCTGATTCATCAGCAGGGGCGCTCGCAAGCGATTGTTGTCGGGCACGACTGGGGAGCTGCGGTCGCCTGGTACCTCGCCGCCACGATCCCCGCCGTCGTTGCCAAACTTGCGATCCTGAATGTGCCGCACCCTTTGGTGATGCGCAAGGTACTACGGACCAGCCTGCGTCAGTTTTTCAAAAGTTGGTACATGCTCGTGTTTCAGCTCCCCTGGCTTCCGGAACTGATGGCTCGCCGTCATCAGTTCGCGCCGCTACGCAAAGCCCTGACAGAGTCGAGTCGCGCGGGGACCTTCACCGACGCCGAGCTGGCTGCTTATGCCGAACTGTGGAGCATTCCCGGAGCCTACACCACAATGCTGCACTGGTATCGCGCCGCTTTTCGCTATGGACAAGAGACCGCGATGCCGCCGCGAATCACACCAGCCACCCTCATGCTGTGGGGTTGCCGCGATCAGTTTCTCGCGCGTGAAATGGCTCAGCCGAGCATCGATTGCTGCGATCAGGGAACGCTGCATTTCTTCGAGGAAGCGACCCACTGGATTCAGCATGAAGAACCGCACCGAGTGAACGAGTTGCTGCTGGAATTTTTTCGACGCTAG